The nucleotide sequence GCCGGCGTCCGCGTGCGTCTCGGGCGCGCCGAGATTGCGGAACAGGTGGTCCACCAGCCCGACCCACAGATGGTCGTCGTGGTACTGCCAGGCGTTGAACCGGATCTGCCGGATCTCACCGGCGAACACGCTGTTGGCGGCGTCGCCGCGGGACCGGCGCGCCAGTTCGGCCACCCGGTCGGTCACCTGGCGGACGAAACTCGACTTGCCGGAACCCCAGGGCCCCAGCAGCGCGACACACAGCGGCGGACTGGTCTCGCGGTCCGCGATGACCGCGGCGAGAGTGCGCACGTCGTCGTGGAAACCGATCAGGTCGACCGGGCTTTCGAGGTCGGGCGTGATCCGCGGCCGCGCCCGGCCCGGTTTGGGCTCGACGAAGCCGGTGCCGTCGATCTGGTTGCCGAAGCGGTCCCACACCCGGATCGTGCGGTCGTCCCCGACCGTGACGATCTTCTCGTTGCCCGCGGTGCAGACGATCGCCCGGACGTTCCCCTGATGTCCCTTGAGGAGCGTGTAGTCCCGCGGGTCGTCGATCTCGCGGACGCGGACCTCGCCGTCGGAACCGCCGGAGAGCACCAATCTGCCGTCCGCGCCGAAGGCCAGTGCCCGCACCACGCCGGTGTGCCCGGGGAAGACGAGTGCCGGATCGCCCTTGCGTCCCCACAACCGGACCATCTCGCCTTCGGCGGACAGCACCTGCCTGCCGTCGGCGGAGATCGCGACCACATGGACCGCGGCCGCGCCGCCGAACCGGTAGTGCGAAACGATTTCCCCGTCCCACAGCCGCACGCCACCGGCGTCGTCCCCGGCGACGACGACCCGGCCGTCCGGGGTCACCGCGACCGATTCGACCTCCGGCCCGCCGGTGCGCAGGGCCCGTACCGTCGCGCCGTCCAGTCGCCGGACCTCGACGGTGCTTCCCGCGCCGGACACGGCGAAGTCCTTCGCCACCGCCACCGCCACGGTCCGCTTGGTGGTCTGGACCTCCGGGGCGTGCGCACCGGTACCGGTGATCCGCCAGCGCCGCACCGTCGCCCCATCGCAACCGACCACGTACTGCCCCGAAATACCCACCGCCAGCACCGGCCGATCGTGGCCGCTCAGCGCGAAACGCTGCTCTCCGGTCTCCAGGTCCCATACCCGCACGGTCCGGTCCGCACCGCCGGTGACCAGCCGGTTTCCCTTCACCGCGACCGCGAGGATCGGTTCTTCGTGTCCGGTGAAACGCGCCGTCGTCATAACGGCACAGTCTTCCGGTCGCGTCAAGATCATGGTTAACGACAGGCGACTATCGGCGGGTACCCCGAGCGCCCCGAAGGGTTCAGGGTCGACAGTGCTCCGAAATTCCAGCACGCCTTAACGCGAGGAGTTCAACGTGCTTCGACGTACCTTCGCCGCGGTGCTCACCGGCGCCGCGCTCTCCGTCTCGGTGCTTTCGGCACCCTCCGCCGGCGCCGCCGAGATCATGGCGACCACCCTGACCTACGACGACAGCCAGGCCGCGGAGTTCAAAGAAGCGGTGGCCGCCGGCGTCAACGTCTGGAACACCAACGTCACCAACGTCCGGATCGTGAAGGCGACACCGGGGCAGCGGGTCAACATCCGGGTCATCGCCGACAACGGCTGGCCGCGCGCCACGCTCGGCCCGGTCCGCCCGAGCGGCACCGTCACCGTGTGGATGGGCAGGCAGGCCGTCCAGCAGGGTTACTACACGCCGCGGATCGCTTCCCACGAACTCGGGCACAGCCTCGGCCTGCCCGACGTGAAGCCCGGCCCGTGCTCGTCGCTGATGTCCGGCTCGACCGGCGGTGTCAGCTGCAAGAGCGTGAACCCGAACGCGCAGGAGAAGGCCAGGGTCCAGCAGCTCTACGCCGGCACCGCGGTGCCGAGCGCCGACGCGGGCAAGGTCCTCGCGGACGTCGGCTGATCCCGTGCCAGGGGGTGCCCGCCCGGCACCCCCTGGCCTGGGGTTTTCACTCCTTCGCCGTGATCGCCGCCGCCGGGCACGACTGCACGGCGTCGCCGATGTCGGCCGGTTCCGGGTCCAGCAACCGGACCCGGCCGTCTTCTTCGTCCTGTTCGAACACCGCGGGCGCGGTCAGCACGCACATTCCGGCGCCCACACAGCGTTCCCGGTCCACTTCGAGTTTCATCGCGATCAGTCCCATGCCACCGGGAGCGCGTACACCCCGTAGATGTCGGAGTCCGTCCGCATCGGGATCTCGTCGGCCGGAACGGCGAGGCGCAGCTTCGGGAACCTGGCGAGCAGCCCGGTGAAGGCGACCTTCATCTGTACCCGCGCGAGCTGCTGGCCGAGGCACTGGTGGACGCCGTGCCCGAAGGAGCCGTGTCCGGCGGTGTTCCGGCGGACGTCGAGCCGGTCGGGTTCCGGGAACTTCAGCGGATCACGGTTGGCCGCCTGGGCCGAAAGCGCGACCACCTCCCCCGCTTTGACGAGCTGCCCGCCGATCTCGACGTCTTCGAGCGCGGTGCGCGCGCCGGTGTGCGCGATGCTCAGGTAGCGCAGCAGTTCCTCGATCGCGCCTTCGACGCGCTCCGGACCCTCGCGGACCGCCGCGAGCTGGTCCGGGTGGCGCAGCAAGGCGAAAGTGCCCAGCGCGAGCATGTTGGCCGTCGTGTCCAAACCGGCTCCCAGCAAGAGGAACGCGATACTGGTGAGTTCCTCGTCGGTGAGTTCCGTGGTCGTCAGTTCGCCGAGGATGTCGTCGGTCGGCTCGGCCCGCTTCGCCAGGATGAGTTTGTAGAGGTACTCCCCCAGCGCGTTGATGGCGGCTCCCTGCTCCTCGGCCGAGGCGTCCGGCTGGTTCAGCGGCAAGACGTTGCGGCGGAAGAACTCGTGGTCTTCGTACGGGACGCCGAGCAGCTCGCAGATCATCAGCGCCGGAATGGGCTGCGCGAAGGCCGTCACCAGGTCGGCCGACGTTCCTTGCCGTTCCATCGCGTCGAGATACTCGGTGGTCACCTGCTCCACCCGTTCGGAGAGCAGCCGCATCCGGCGGACGGTGAACTTGCCGGTGAGCAGCTTGCGGTACCGCGCGTGCTCCGCACCGTCCATCCTGATGAACATCCCCGGGGCCGCCGGCGGCATCTCCATCATCGCGGCCGCGCCCGGCAGCGGCGAGTGCATCAGCTCCTGCCGGGCACTGAACCGCGGATCCGCGAGGACGGCCCGGACGATCGCGTGCCCCGTCGCGAGCCAGCCTTCGTGGCCGTCGGGGAACGTCAGCCGGACGAGCGGGTGCTCGTCGCGCAGCGTGCCGAGCTCGGCGGGCGGGTCGAACGGGCAGCCCTTCGGTCGTTCGAGGGGCAGTTCGGTGAGATGAGGCACCGATGTGGTCATTTCTGTTCCTCCCAGTTTTTACCGATACTCGAAGGCTACGTTGCATTTATGTTTGCCTCAAAGCTACGAGCTGGCTTTTTTGCCGTTGTCGCTGGTAGATTTCGGGAAATCGTTGCAACGGTCGTGTCGATGAATGCAACGCCTCGTTGCAATGATCTGCGCGTGAACGCACAGGAGGTGCCCATGCCGGGCGGCAGGCTGACCCAGGAGGACCGCAGGCTGATCGCGACCTGGCTCAAGGACGGTCTCGGTTACGCCGAGATCGCCCGGCGGCTCGGGCGGCCGACGTCGACGATCAGCCGCGAGGTCGCGCGCAACAGCGGCCGGTCCGGCTACCGCGCCGAAGAAGCGAACCGCGTGACCGGCGAACGCGCCCGGCGCCGCAAACCGCAACCGCGCACCGTCCCCGTCGTCGAGAACGGCTACGGCCGGGACCCGGAAGCCGTACGCGCCTTCGAAACCGACTTCGCCGAGATGATCGTGGCGACCGGATTGCCCCGCATGACCGCGCGGGTCCTCGCCTGCCTGGCCGTGAGCGACGACGGAGTGCTCACCGCCTCCGAACTCACCCGGCGGCTCCAGGTCAGCCCGGCCTCGATCTCGAACGCCGTCGCCTACCTCGAAGCGCAGGCGATGCTCAAGCGGGAACGGGACGGCCGCCGGGAGCAGTACGTCATCGACGAGGAGATGCCACAGCGGGTCTGGGCCGAAAGCGTTCGCGCGAACCAGGAATGGGTCAAGATCTCCCGCCAGGGCGCCGAAGTCCTCGGCGTCGGGACCCCCGCCGGCGCCCGCTTGGACGACCTCTCCCGATTCCACGCGCGCATCAACGAAGTCATGCACGACGACCGCGTCGCGGTCTTCGCCGGTGACGCGCTCACCGTGCTCACCGCACTCCTCCACGCCGGCCGAGGGCTGTCACTTCCGGCACTCGCGTCCGCGCTGGACTGGTCGTCCGATCGGGTTTCGGCCGCCTTAAGGGTGGCGGAAGAGCATCCGCACATCGCCGGGCCGGTGTGGGTGGATTCTCACGCTGGGGAGTATCGGGCGGTTCCGTTGGTGGAACGGCTAACGGCTGGGCAGTTGGCTGCTTTGGGTCGTCCTAGGGGGTGAGGAGTCTCGGGTGCCTGGGTTGGTAGCCGATTTCTGGCGACGGTCGCTTTGCCGGGCTTTGTCGGTCTTGGGTGGTGGATTGGCGGCTGGAGAACCCGCTGTTGGGTGGGTGGCTCTTTCGGCGAAGCTGATGGGTGTCCGGGGGCATTCCAGCACCAGGTGCCCGACCTGGCCGTCGCCGGTTTTCGGTCGGGAGGCGGGTGTGCGGCGGCACTCCCGGCATATGGAGGACTCCCCGCCGCACGAGCCGGGGGTTGTCGGCGAGGATGCGAGGATTCCGAACGGCCGCCGCCGGTACTCGGCGAAACTGACGGGTGGCCAAGGACACTCAAGCCCAGGAGCCCGAACGGGCCGCCGCTTTCCGGCCAGGAGGCGGGTGTGCGACGGCACTCCCAGCACACGGAGAACTCCCCACCGCACGAGCCGGGGTTATTGCCGATTTTCGGCGACGACGCGAGGATTCCGAACGGCCGCCGGTATTCGGCGAAACTGACGGGTGGCCAAGGACACTCAAGCCCAGGAGCCCGAACGAGCCGCCGCCATTTACCGGCCAGAAGGCGGGTGCACGGCGGCACTCCCGACACACGGAGAACTCCCC is from Amycolatopsis lurida and encodes:
- a CDS encoding MarR family transcriptional regulator; amino-acid sequence: MPGGRLTQEDRRLIATWLKDGLGYAEIARRLGRPTSTISREVARNSGRSGYRAEEANRVTGERARRRKPQPRTVPVVENGYGRDPEAVRAFETDFAEMIVATGLPRMTARVLACLAVSDDGVLTASELTRRLQVSPASISNAVAYLEAQAMLKRERDGRREQYVIDEEMPQRVWAESVRANQEWVKISRQGAEVLGVGTPAGARLDDLSRFHARINEVMHDDRVAVFAGDALTVLTALLHAGRGLSLPALASALDWSSDRVSAALRVAEEHPHIAGPVWVDSHAGEYRAVPLVERLTAGQLAALGRPRG
- a CDS encoding cytochrome P450 yields the protein MTTSVPHLTELPLERPKGCPFDPPAELGTLRDEHPLVRLTFPDGHEGWLATGHAIVRAVLADPRFSARQELMHSPLPGAAAMMEMPPAAPGMFIRMDGAEHARYRKLLTGKFTVRRMRLLSERVEQVTTEYLDAMERQGTSADLVTAFAQPIPALMICELLGVPYEDHEFFRRNVLPLNQPDASAEEQGAAINALGEYLYKLILAKRAEPTDDILGELTTTELTDEELTSIAFLLLGAGLDTTANMLALGTFALLRHPDQLAAVREGPERVEGAIEELLRYLSIAHTGARTALEDVEIGGQLVKAGEVVALSAQAANRDPLKFPEPDRLDVRRNTAGHGSFGHGVHQCLGQQLARVQMKVAFTGLLARFPKLRLAVPADEIPMRTDSDIYGVYALPVAWD
- a CDS encoding ferredoxin; this translates as MGLIAMKLEVDRERCVGAGMCVLTAPAVFEQDEEDGRVRLLDPEPADIGDAVQSCPAAAITAKE
- a CDS encoding snapalysin family zinc-dependent metalloprotease; its protein translation is MLRRTFAAVLTGAALSVSVLSAPSAGAAEIMATTLTYDDSQAAEFKEAVAAGVNVWNTNVTNVRIVKATPGQRVNIRVIADNGWPRATLGPVRPSGTVTVWMGRQAVQQGYYTPRIASHELGHSLGLPDVKPGPCSSLMSGSTGGVSCKSVNPNAQEKARVQQLYAGTAVPSADAGKVLADVG